A genomic region of Zingiber officinale cultivar Zhangliang unplaced genomic scaffold, Zo_v1.1 ctg133, whole genome shotgun sequence contains the following coding sequences:
- the LOC122036109 gene encoding rac-like GTP-binding protein 5 has product MSASRFIKCVTVGDGAVGKTCMLISYTSNTFPTDYVPTVFDNFSANVVVDGSTVNLGLWDTAGQEDYNRLRPLSYRGADVFLLAFSLISKASYENVAKKWIPELRHYAPGVPIILVGTKLDLRDDKQFFIDHPGAVPISSAQGEELQKQIAAAAYLECSSKTQQNVKAVFDAAIKIVLQPPKQKKKKKKQHKNCSIL; this is encoded by the exons ATGAGTGCTTCGAGGTTTATTAAGTGCGTCACTGTGGGAGACGGCGCCGTGGGCAAGACCTGCATGCTTATCTCCTACACCAGCAACACTTTCCCAACT GATTATGTTCCTACAGTTTTTGACAATTTCAGTGCCAATGTCGTGGTGGATGGTAGCACGGTTAACTTAGGTCTGTGGGATACTGCAG GCCAAGAGGATTACAATCGATTGAGACCTTTGAGCTATCGTGGTGCTGATGTtttcttgcttgccttctctctCATTAGCAAAGCCAGCTATGAAAATGTTGCAAAGAAG TGGATACCTGAGCTGAGGCACTATGCACCTGGTGTGCCGATAATTCTTGTTGGAACAAAGCTGG ATCTTCGGGATGATAAACAATTTTTCATTGATCACCCAGGAGCTGTTCCTATAAGTAGTGCTCAG GGCGAGGAACTGCAGAAGCAAATAGCCGCGGCCGCTTACTTGGAATGCAGTTCAAAGACTCAGCAA AACGTCAAGGCAGTCTTCGATGCGGCTATCAAGATTGTTCTTCAaccacccaagcaaaagaagaagaagaagaagcaacatAAAAATTGTTCTATATTGTAA
- the LOC122036128 gene encoding mavicyanin-like produces the protein MASSLLAPAILFFLSLSAEICVRATEYTVGDGDGWDTGTNYLRWSQNHNFTVGDVLVFNYVRVLHNVYQVTEETYRSCNWSSGVIKMYDSGSDQVTLAEATSFWFICAVEGHCQGGMRMGVKVAASGGGAAAPAPEGRSNDAGDAVGRVVVRWWWVVCWSVLLMVWGLRAT, from the exons ATGGCTAGTTCTCTTCTAGCCCCCgccatcctcttcttcttgtcTCTCTCTGCTGAAATCTGCGTCCGAGCTACAGAGTACACCGTCGGCGACGGCGACGGGTGGGACACCGGAACCAACTACCTCCGCTGGTCGCAGAACCACAACTTCACTGTCGGCGATGTTTTAG TATTTAATTATGTGCGGGTGCTGCACAACGTGTATCAGGTGACAGAGGAGACTTACAGATCGTGTAACTGGAGCTCCGGTGTGATTAAGATGTACGACAGCGGCAGCGACCAGGTGACCCTGGCGGAGGCGACGAGTTTCTGGTTCATATGCGCCGTGGAGGGCCACTGCCAGGGAGGCATGCGGATGGGCGTCAAAGTGGCGGCTTCCGGTGGAGGCGCTGCTGCTCCGGCTCCGGAGGGGCGGAGCAATGACGCCGGCGACGCCGTAGGGCGGGTGGTGGTGCGGTGGTGGTGGGTGGTTTGTTGGTCGGTATTGTTGATGGTGTGGGGCCTACGGGCTACGTAA
- the LOC122036138 gene encoding uncharacterized protein LOC122036138, producing the protein MWQSRKKRNREVASAYKFCWSTCWKQRSSTFLLSLFPSTVSLHFGTHTIPFPLSLSSHHLLLPFVVSSSPPMDPWAELRKILEHPLPEKSIFMRSLSWKELRLPDSINSFDVFGAGIHFKEPKPLPPPKDPFSDSNTAIESDNEAIKAKDSPRNSSEPLRDPEERDPECSSDAEYEAKRSRSEEDEEMGGRLLLRSRSDTGLIGPDRFPPPLSTIGRGVKPWVCLKSFKKDGRFVLKKIRVPTQQCLQATRENGRLMLHLAQEEDDAKTEWKDRNVERQPEKEERAE; encoded by the exons ATGTGGcaatcaaggaagaaaagaaatagg GAAGTTGCATCCGCATATAAATTTTGTTGGTCCACGTGTTGGAAGCAGCGATCGTCAACattccttctttctctcttccccTCAACTGTCTCCCTTCATTTTGGAACACACACCATTCcctttcctctctctctctcttctcaccatcttcttcttccctttgTAGTGTCTTCTTCACCACCAATGGATCCATGGGCGGAACTCCGAAAAATCTTAGAACACCCATTGCCGGAAAAGTCCATCTTTATGCGATCTCTTTCGTGGAAGGAACTCCGACTCCCCGATTCCATCAATTCCTTCGACGTCTTTGGCGCCGGAATCCACTTCAAGGAACCAAAACCATTGCCGCCGCCCAAAGATCCTTTCTCAGACTCCAATACTGCAATCGAATCAGACAACGAAGCAATCAAGGCCAAAGACTCTCCGAGGAACTCTTCAGAGCCGCTTCGCGACCCGGAAGAACGCGACCCCGAATGCTCATCCGACGCTGAGTACGAGGCCAAAAGATCAAGAAGTGAGGAGGATGAGGAAATGGGGGGGAGGTTGTTACTGAGGAGCCGGTCGGACACCGGGCTCATAGGCCCGGATCGATTCCCCCCGCCGTTGTCGACCATCGGGAGAGGGGTGAAGCCGTGGGTGTGCCTCAAGTCGTTCAAGAAAGATGGGAGATTCGTCCTCAAAAAGATCAGAGTCCCTACGCAGCAGTGCCTTCAAGCCACTAGGGAAAATGGCAGGCTCATGCTGCACTTGGCGCAGGAAGAAGACGATGCCAAGACCGAATGGAAAGACCGAAATGTAGAGCGACAACCAGAGAAAGAAGAGAGAGCAGAATAA
- the LOC122036140 gene encoding protein DETOXIFICATION 33-like codes for MEEALLGKNGTGRAGKEEDMAEIKSVKQFGIAWAEENKRLWYLAGPSIFTSICRYSLGATTQVFAGHLTTLELDAVSTENMVIAGLAFGIMMGMGSALETLCGQAYGAKQFHMLGVYMQRSWLILLAMSACLLPVYLFATPLLRLFKQDEDIAVLAGRFALYMIPQLFAYALNFPISKFLQAQSKVLVMAGIAAFALVFHVALTWLLVGYFRLGLPGAAVSLNLAWWTVVGGQFAYIAMGNCPGAWNGFSWAAFTGLGSFVWLSIGSAIMLCLEFWYYMILIVLVGHLKDAQIAVAAVSICNNINGWEFMVFFGFNVAISVRISNELGAGRPRAAKFSILCVLISSLTLGIIFFSLVLAFRDVYGVPFTNSADVVRAVSDLAVVFAFTLLLNSVQPVLSGVAVGAGWQWLVAYVNLGCYYGVGIPIGGLLAFYYNFGVKGMWSGMLAGVCLQTVIIVAITAGTNWKKEAMKAGSRIRKWGGEDETRDGSGVIAGPQRLT; via the exons ATGGAGGAAGCTTTGCTGGGGAAGAATGGAACAGGCAGAGCTGGGAAAGAAGAAGACATGGCGGAGATCAAGAGCGTGAAGCAGTTCGGTATTGCATGGGCAGAGGAGAACAAGCGTCTGTGGTACTTGGCCGGCCCCTCCATCTTCACCTCCATCTGTCGCTACTCCCTCGGCGCCACTACCCAAGTCTTCGCCGGCCACCTTACCACCCTCGAGCTCGACGCCGTCTCCACCGAGAACATGGTCATAGCCGGCCTCGCCTTCGGGATCATG ATGGGGATGGGGAGCGCCCTGGAGACGCTCTGCGGGCAAGCCTACGGCGCGAAGCAGTTCCACATGCTCGGCGTGTACATGCAGCGTTCGTGGCTCATCCTCCTCGCCATGTCCGCCTGCCTCCTCCCTGTCTACCTCTTCGCAACTCCTCTCCTCCGGCTGTTCAAGCAGGACGAAGACATCGCGGTCCTCGCCGGCCGCTTCGCCCTCTACATGATCCCCCAGTTGTTCGCGTACGCCCTCAATTTCCCCATCTCTAAGTTCCTGCAGGCGCAGAGCAAGGTCTTGGTCATGGCCGGCATCGCCGCCTTCGCCCTTGTCTTCCACGTCGCCCTCACTTGGCTCCTCGTCGGCTACTTCCGGCTCGGCCTCCCTGGTGCGGCGGTGTCTCTCAACTTGGCCTGGTGGACCGTGGTGGGAGGCCAGTTCGCGTATATCGCCATGGGGAACTGCCCCGGCGCATGGAACGGCTTCAGCTGGGCAGCCTTCACAGGATTAGGCTCCTTCGTGTGGCTTTCCATTGGATCTGCCATAATGCTCTG CCTCGAGTTCTGGTACTATATGATACTAATCGTCCTAGTTGGCCATTTGAAAGATGCTCAAATTGCAGTTGCTGCCGTATCCATCTG CAACAACATCAATGGGTGGGAGTTCATGGTGTTCTTCGGCTTCAACGTAGCGATCAG TGTGCGGATATCGAACGAGCTGGGAGCAGGGAGGCCTCGAGCGGCTAAGTTCTCGATCCTTTGCGTCCTCATCTCGTCCTTGACGCTGGGCATCATCTTCTTCAGCTTGGTGTTGGCTTTCAGAGATGTCTATGGAGTTCCCTTCACCAACAGCGCCGACGTGGTGCGCGCCGTCTCCGACCTCGCCGTCGTCTTCGCCTTCACTCTCCTCCTCAACAGCGTCCAGCCCGTGCTATCCG GTGTTGCAGTAGGAGCAGGGTGGCAGTGGCTGGTCGCCTACGTTAACCTGGGTTGCTACTATGGAGTTGGGATCCCGATAGGGGGCCTTTTGGCATTCTATTATAATTTTGGGGTTAAG GGAATGTGGAGTGGCATGCTGGCTGGAGTGTGCTTACAGACTGTAATTATAGTCGCCATCACGGCAGGAACCAATTGGAAAAAGGAG GCAATGAAAGCAGGTTCTCGAATAAGGAAGTGGGGAGGAGAAGATGAAACAAGGGATGGTTCTGGAGTCATTGCGGGACCTCAAAGGCTCACATAA